Below is a window of Pochonia chlamydosporia 170 chromosome 7, whole genome shotgun sequence DNA.
GTATCCAGAGGGTGACACAGACTTCGAGCCGTGTGCGTTCTTCTTTTACGGGACCTTGATGGACCCTCAAGTCCTCATGGTAATTGCCATGCTCGACGACTTGCCAGACCTGTCGAACGCGTGGGTCCAAGGATATGACATGAAGCTATGGAATGGAATATACCCGACCCTTCTCCCAAGGCCTGACGCTAAGGATCGAATTGTTGGCAAGGTTTGGCGAGCAACCAGCATAGCTCAgtgtttgagattgcaaCGGTACGAGACTTCGGCGTACGAGAGTGCAGATTGCGACATCCATCTCGAAAGCGGAGAGGTAGTCAAAGGTCTGACATTTACATGGGCGAGGGATGTAGCAAGTGAGGAGTTGAGTGATGGGAGGTTTGACTTGAAGCATTGGCAGGAAAATCACAAGAAACCGCTGTTCTAGGTCATTGTTAATACCGACGCGTGTGGGGGTTGTTTTATGACGCGGGTTGGGAGATGCTTTTAAAGCGTGCCAGCAGAGAAATCATCTGTTACTAGATTATCCCCCTCTTTCACAAGGTTATCCCACCTAATAGAAGAGTCTTCTTTTAGCAAGGTCTTGTGAATTGTGAATTTCTACAAGACTATCTATCTTGCTATCATCTTCATAGTAATAGGTCTTCTAACTGCAGAGAGGTCCCCCAATCCAACAGGGTCTTCCAATCTAGCAGCACATTTCGCGATatcttccttccttccttccaatTGTAAGATTATTCTCCCTTACACTCACAATCTCCCCTCAACGCCCACTTTCAAGTTCTACatccttcaacaacaaagaCCGCCAGAGACTTCCTGGCCATTAGGAACCAGGAATAATAGTAGCAATAgtagcagcagcaacagcagcagtagcagtagcagtagcTCCAGCAGATAGCTCAATTCAATAGACCTTCCTCTCCAACAGACCTTTCCTGTTAACAGACCTCTCCTATTAATAGACCTTCC
It encodes the following:
- a CDS encoding AIG2-like family domain-containing protein, translated to MDPQVLMVIAMLDDLPDLSNAWVQGYDMKLWNGIYPTLLPRPDAKDRIVGKVWRATSIAQCLRLQRYETSAYESADCDIHLESGEVVKGLTFTWARDVASEELSDGRFDLKHWQENHKKPLF